GGCTAAAAACATACTTGAAAAAAGAAGGCATATAGACATGCTTGGGGTTCTACTGCACTTTTTGTTGTTTATTCCTTTGACAGCCATTCAAATTATCTGCATGTGCTCTATTATGTTTCAAGACATATCTAGACGACAAAAAACTATTCTATACTTTTGTGCTGTATTTCATTTGTCTTTGTAGGCTGGATTTCTGATTCATTAATTTTATATTGCAGTTGTGTTCCTCTTTACAACTTCAGCTATATATATAACTATGTGATGTCTTCTTCAAAGAGTTTTGTGGATAGGTGGGCTGCCAAAGGGCTCTTTTTTGTacatttttttttcatgatttaaCATTTTTTTACGGTCTTCCTCTGTGGCCATTCTTCTAGCTTTCTTGACAAAAGGGAAGGACGTTATAATcctaagatgtttcctacaatacCCAAGGACAGATGGAGAAAAGGATCCCAGGTTACCATGCTAAAACCTTTGCATCTCTTTTGAAAAGATCAGTAGTTCTTTCCATTTACATTTAGAAGATAAGAAATGAACTTTTTGTTTAGCATTTAAGTTCCTATAGTTTCTTTAACTGCATTGACACTTCAATTCAGTGGACAATCTTGGTAAGAAAGCATGCTCAGATTGTGGTGGCTGATACTGTTGTGTTTCCAGAATTCAGGAGATTCTGCAAGGTAAGGAGTGAATTCATGTACATAGTTTTTCTTCTGAATTTTATTCGTTTTCTATTTTTGGTAATGTATTCTCTTTCATATTTGAGCCTAGTCTATGTGAAGTTGTGCAATATGTGTAATTCTAGTTTTGCTATATGCAAGATCATTTGTGTATCCATAACTCTAGATCCTATTCATTTCtctgatatatatatgtatatgtatatgtatatgtatatgtatatgtatatgtatatgtatatgtgtgtgtgtgtgtatatacacacacacatatacatacatattcatgcatacatacatatatgtgtgtgtgtgtgtgtataatcaCCTTCCTTGTAGTCAGATAGTTTCtgatacaagaaaattttaagcTTAAATAGAAATAAGCTAAATCTACTATCCTGAATTTTTATCTTGAGCAAAACCCGCAGAAGAAAAATTTTCATTTATCAAGTTTCAGCTTGCTTAAAAATCCATACCGAAATATTATATTAGAATTTACAGTCTGCAGTTAGGGCAGTCAGTAGCTGCTGTTATATGTCAGCAATGAATGAATAAAGCAGCTAAGAAGGTATTCAGATCATATAGTTGCTATTCTCTGACCAAGTTTATATTGGTAGGACAACATATTATGTTTGAGCACAATTAAGACATTATACTGTCTTTCTTGTCAGGAATCCATGATCATAACTTAAATTCTGTATCTAATTACTGCTAGCAATTTTGGATGTTTCATGATGAGAACTGAGAAGAAATACTTCTAAACATTTTCCAGTATCTGCCATCTTATGTTAGATGCTGGTAGTTGAAAATGCACTAAAGTGATCATAGTAATAATATCTCAGTACTCTCAAAGAAGAAATGCTTTGGCAACAGTGTCATCATAATTTGTCTTAACCTGATATTGCTTCATGTTTGTATTTTGTTGCCAGAACAACTGTGTTTGTGGCCTCAAGATTATGAGGAAGTCCAAATATTCATCATATCTAGATGTGTTGTCCTTAGTCatttcaaatgaaatttttttatgatccagAAATTAATTGTTTCATTCagttcatcatggaaatttttacagAATCATGGACTATTGTATTTACCTTTTTGCAGAGGCGAATAGAACCAGTGCTTGGTGGAAAACAGAATCATGTGAGTTGACCATTTTGTTACCCTATAATTGATTGATGGCCTCTTGAGATACATTTATAATATTTGCTTGTTAAATGTAGCTACATCATTTAGCTGGTGTTTTGCTTCCCACTAGCTTTTAAGGTTAAGTGAATCATATTTGCTTTCTTGATGAGGGGAGATAAGTTGATGGTTTCATGCACTGCAATCATTCTGAGTGTTATTCAAGcaaaaaatttgtaattttgggaGGGTAAGAAATTTTGTCATTTCTGTACTTAAAAGCAAATATGTGAAACTGGCAACACATGTGCTTACCATGATATGCTGAGTGCTGATCATAATAAGAGAGAGGTAGAGATTTACATGAAATATTCTTAAAAAGAAATGGGTgagtattatatttttaaattcatgTACTTCAGTATAACTAATACCTTCCTCAGGTGTgcattctagttttctacctcTACCTGATAATTCAAGTCTGCATATGTGCCATAGCTTTGAAAAATTCAAGAAATCGTTTCGTGTAGGTTGGTGGATTAACCTAGTTTATGCCTACTGCACAAGCACAAGGATCATGGGAGGAGAGTATTGGGTTTGATTTTCCAAGTAAATAAACAAACCTTTTAGTAGGGATCTCAAACATTGCACTTTCGAGCGCAACTTGCAAATGCTATTTTTTAGCTAAAAAGAGATCCGATCTTCTAAAGACACTAAAGTTGTCATTAATGAAGATCATTGATAAACTACGAGATTGGAATGCCAAAAAATTACTTTAAATCAGAGCACAGATATGAGCTGTtcccttcaaaaaaaaaaaaaaaaaatctgttccCTAGTTTGGGTACATAGTCTCCTACAGGGAGCAGAGTATGAGATATCTGTGGGACAAACAAAGTCATAGTGTCTGATACATAAGTTGTTCATTTATTAGTGGATGAGAGCTCGTAAAAGGTGTCTTGTTAATCTCATTGATTTTCCACCTTCAATAACTGAGATTAACTGATTTAAACTCTTTGAAGTATGAGATATCTCAAACTATGTTCTTTAAGAGTCGATACAACTTGACTTTGTAAGGTAGAAATGATGAAGTTATATAACAGTCCATGTGTTGGGAAAAGTCCCACTAATGACAAATTTTGTGTTAGGAAAACGCCATTTACCTAAATAATGTTATTTTCATTGAACTATGGCTTTCTAATTATGCTGATTAGCATAGTACAGGTTTGGCTAAGAGGAATTCCTAGCATATCAATTTATATGCATGATTTACTTTCCTTAGTTTGAGTCAAGAGTTGCTCATCTGTGAAACTGAAATTGTGTGGTTGATGTATTTCTCCACAGAAGCATATACTGAAATTTTACCTTAAGAGACCTCCTTTCAGAATGAACTTCTGTTTAATGTATGTGCAGAAAGAAGCCGCTCAGAAGGAACACAACTGTATTCCAGATGAACACTATATGCAAACATTACTCTCTGTAAGACGAAATATACTTTTCTAATTTTGTTTGGCTAGCGCAATTCTGCATTTATCATCTGCATAGTGCATGTAAATCTTCACTGCATAATTGGCATGCAATATTTTATGCAGAATTAGACGTCGTGTCTACTCAGAAAGCTTAATAAAAGGTTTTTTTAATgttaaagtttttctttttatagATGAATCAGCTTGAAGATGAACTGGAGAGAAGAACTTTAACATATACTTCATGGAACCAATCTATAGATGCACAGGAAAAAAATAATTGGCATCCAAAGAAGTTTGAGTTTGCTGATGCAAGCCTACAGCATATTACAGAAATAAGGGTGAATATTATCTAACATTTATATTACATATCAACAGAGTGCAGTGCATATGTTTCTGCATACCTTAAGAATATTTTATGCAATTATGATGGTTTTAGCATCTTTGTCTTTTGATATTCTTTCAtgtgaaaatttttattttgataatccATCTTTTTTATATGTATAGAAGTAATTACACATTTACATGCGTAACACATATGTACAGATATAATGTGTATGTATGTGGATGTAATCCATTGTGAATAATGATCATGTTGTCACTCTTTTGAGACAACTGATCATCATCTTGCCTGGACCTCCTTTACTCTGAGACTTGCTTGGACTTGTTGGAAGGGAATGGAACATCCTCATTTATCTAAGACAGAATGAGCTGCTTGATGCTGGCTATTGCCTGGAACATATGTCAGGAAAGAAAGAAACATGAGGATTTCCTTCCGTGTTGTCTAAAGCTTTGCCTTAGCTAATTTTTTGGATAGGGAATCCTGTATGAAAAACATTTTGATTTTTCTGATGAATGTTGATGGGCTTTGAGCCTATTTGTTGTTTATACGAAAAAGAAAGAAGGTACTTGGTGATTTGGTAGCATACACCTACAAGATAGGAGTTGAccttaaactaatttaaaaaaaggAAGAGTGGGAACAAATAGCTTTTGACAATAACTGAATCAGATAAGTTCTAAGACAGATGATGGTGGTGAGAATTCTAGTCTAGGTGATTAAATTAAATTACAAATTAAATTTCATCCAACAGAAATATGATCCATTTCGGAAAATTGTACACATGCAGATATTTACACTTATTCACCTCTCCAATTTGAGTAAATGGATTGAGATCAGGATGGAAATAACTTGACTTATTACCTTTATGAAGGGTTTTATTTTTGTAACATACCCAGTGTCAGCTGTTACGTAAACATATTGACCTAACCTAAATTGATTGAGACTTACTTTACCCATCAGTTGCAGCATATTTATTCTGACACACTATTGTTCTGATAAGCACCATGCCAGATTAACGAAGAAGTTGAGAAATTGATAAATGGATCGAGACATGAATGCAATGTCTGTGCTACACACCATGTCAACAAGCACATAAAACCATTTATCTGATCTAATTTGATAGATAGCTAGCGGAATGGTTTGGAGAACTTGACTATCAATGAcagtgaaaatgaatgtcaacaaTTTGATCCTGAGTTTTCAAGAACACAGCCAAAGATTTAGCTTTAAATGTTATTTGATTCACACTTGTCAACTTATTAGATGATATTTATGATGTTAAACAAGTGATTTTGAGGAAATTTGTACTTCAGTTGAGAGAAATGTTCAGATAACTCTGTAAAAGCCTTAAAGTTATTCTGTAAAAGCCTACGATAATTCtgaaaaatgataatgacaaatgaGTGAAGACTTTCTCCCTTTTTCAGATTGTTGACAGAAAGTGAATGCAACTTTTAGCATGTGATGGCCATGCCAGAGTGTTGGGAGGCTACTTCAAGAAAAGAACTCTTCCTGTTGGAAAATAGGTGAATAGTGtcgatatgtgtgtgtgtgtgtgtttcttttttctttttgcttttttcaGTGAGGTTTACCTAAGGTTTCAAATTCTGTTCTGGTAGTAGTACATATGGGTTGGTAAAGTACCAATATTTTTGCTACTGACCTAACAAAGTATAAAAAACAGTGTCAAGTTCAGTAATATCATGTTACTGACCTACTGGTATTATCAATTTGTCAGTAGACTGTGGAAGATTAAAGGTTGGATGAGGCTACATTCTTGTTTATTGTTAGAGAAGTGGGTTCAGTGGTTCTTTTTTGTTTCCTTGAGCGAACCTCATGCACAGGGTATGGTTCGTTTTCGTTTTGTTGAGTGAACCTCATGCACAGTGTATGTATCAGAATATTCTTAAAATAGAGCATCTCAAGGGTTTATATTATAGCAACAACAAGCAGTATTGTCCCAGCTACTAGTGCCGACTACATAAATCTTTTCTTCTCGTTGAACTACCTCAGATCTCATATCTCATTAAAATTTGGGTATCACAAGTTGAGATAAAAGCATGCCTTTGTGTGAGTAAGTATTTTGATGCGGTAAATATGGTTCATTTTGCAAGCTTGGTTACATGGTATTGAACTTGATTTATTAGGATGTTTTTCTTGAAATCTTGTGGCAATTTTCTTTGCCGCCTATCTCAATTTCTCATCCTATATTTAGTATTTAAAAAGCTGTCTTCTTTTTTTGTTAATAAGTAAATGTTCTTTACTGATTAACAACTAAATGGTTCTCCATTGTTTTGCAGAACATTAATCATATATACTATGAGACAGAATATCGAACGGAGTGGTGTCAATGCAATGCCACTTTTGTACCATGCTTCTTGTTCGCTAGAAAGTTTTCTCGCAGTGCGGCCATGCGCATTCTGAAGGAGGGCCTAATTGGACCATTTGATGCTGGTGCTGTATTATTTACTAGCTCCTAAATTCATACTAACACAGTTAGCAGCTCGATAATCGTACGGCGGTACTTGAAGTTCAATGGTGCAATCGGATCATGCCTTCAGATCATCCGAAAATTGAACATTACCCGCAAAGTTCCAAATGGATACAAAGGTGTCCTCACCAGCGGATATTAGCAGAAAGGCGACAGTTATCTTTTCATTGATAGTACTAAATGAAATCTGAGAGTTAATCGTCAGAGAGAAGAAGATGCAGGTTTGTACAGAATCTACACCATGACAGAGTAGGAGAAACCTCCTTTCAATACACGATGATAGCATATAAAGAGAGTTTGTATTGTCTG
This genomic stretch from Musa acuminata AAA Group cultivar baxijiao chromosome BXJ3-9, Cavendish_Baxijiao_AAA, whole genome shotgun sequence harbors:
- the LOC103998645 gene encoding glycosyltransferase BC10 isoform X3, whose amino-acid sequence is MTAMKKRASPPTLWLGLQLILWLSVLACTLALIGIGSRSPSPAALVEVPFSGTPKIAFLFLARSNLPLDFLWHAFFQNAEEDKYSIYVHSEPGFVFDRTTTRSPFFFGRQIQDSIKVVWGEATMIEAERLLFAAALKDPANRRFALISDSCVPLYNFSYIYNYVMSSSKSFVDSFLDKREGRYNPKMFPTIPKDRWRKGSQWTILVRKHAQIVVADTVVFPEFRRFCKRRIEPVLGGKQNHKEAAQKEHNCIPDEHYMQTLLSNINHIYYETEYRTEWCQCNATFVPCFLFARKFSRSAAMRILKEGLIGPFDAGAVLFTSS
- the LOC103998645 gene encoding glycosyltransferase BC10 isoform X1, whose product is MTAMKKRASPPTLWLGLQLILWLSVLACTLALIGIGSRSPSPAALVEVPFSGTPKIAFLFLARSNLPLDFLWHAFFQNAEEDKYSIYVHSEPGFVFDRTTTRSPFFFGRQIQDSIKVVWGEATMIEAERLLFAAALKDPANRRFALISDSCVPLYNFSYIYNYVMSSSKSFVDSFLDKREGRYNPKMFPTIPKDRWRKGSQWTILVRKHAQIVVADTVVFPEFRRFCKRRIEPVLGGKQNHKEAAQKEHNCIPDEHYMQTLLSMNQLEDELERRTLTYTSWNQSIDAQEKNNWHPKKFEFADASLQHITEIRNINHIYYETEYRTEWCQCNATFVPCFLFARKFSRSAAMRILKEGLIGPFDAGAVLFTSS
- the LOC103998645 gene encoding glycosyltransferase BC10 isoform X2 gives rise to the protein MTAMKKRASPPTLWLGLQLILWLSVLACTLALIGIGSRSPSPAALVEVPFSGTPKIAFLFLARSNLPLDFLWHAFFQNAEEDKYSIYVHSEPGFVFDRTTTRSPFFFGRQIQDSIKVVWGEATMIEAERLLFAAALKDPANRRFALISDSFLDKREGRYNPKMFPTIPKDRWRKGSQWTILVRKHAQIVVADTVVFPEFRRFCKRRIEPVLGGKQNHKEAAQKEHNCIPDEHYMQTLLSMNQLEDELERRTLTYTSWNQSIDAQEKNNWHPKKFEFADASLQHITEIRNINHIYYETEYRTEWCQCNATFVPCFLFARKFSRSAAMRILKEGLIGPFDAGAVLFTSS